tttgtttttcacatttcatGCGTTATTAAATATTCCTTTAAAAGAAACCTAGGgttagaatatatataaaatctgtgATGAGAAAGGCTGACAATGAACAACAAATGATACATTGAggtaattaaacagaaaataatacagaacaaatttttaaaacctttttttcattgttgttaaaaaaatgataaaataagtaAGCATAAATCAAAGCACCACTATAGCATCGATTGTTCAAGCAAAATTACACTACAAAAACTTTATATGTATAATTTATgtatagaaatattttatattacaaaaaagacagtaaaatTTACATGCActtgttattttattctattgttATATATGTAAATAGACAAGCGGTTTTCTAACAGTAGAAAACTTTACGCAGAGATGCCAGATGTTGGTGTGAGCCCATCCCGTGGAGTGGGGATGATAATGGGCGGAGACTGGGCGGTCCCTTGCGCGCTTCATGACGTCTTCATGATGGTCATCAACTTAGCTAGGCGCTGATGGCCACAGATAAGTAAAGAGCGAACTGCAAAGCAAACGAGACCAGACGGAACCGAAGCCGTATAAGAAGCTCCCTTTCTGCGTTAATTGTGGACACTGCCATTTCAGGACTTTCCAACTCTGGGACAGTGTAGGTGACGAAGTAACGCGACAAACTGTTCACGGTGCGTTTGCGCTTGCTTTTCTTGGAACGTCAGGATTTTTTTGCCGCTTTTTGTGGGTCATGATACTCTCTGGTTGATCGTTGATTTCAGAAGTTTCAAAGACCTCGCTACAGGTGGAGGTTTTTCctttcttaaataataaataaataaagcaaagccGTGTCGCGCGCACAGAACTGATGACGGCCgaggtccagcagccttccgtacAACCGCCTGCCCAAAGCAGCCCGATGTCCGCGCCCGAGAAAGCGCACGCTCAATCGGCGGCCATGGACGCGGCCTCCTCCACCACGAAAGCCAAAAAGACAAATGCCGGCATAAGGCGTCCTGAGAAGCCTCCGTATTCGTACATCGCGCTCATCGTCATGGCCATCCAGAGCTCTCCGACGAAGCGTCTTACGCTCAGTGAGATCTACCAGTTCCTCCAGAGTCGCTTTCCGTTCTTCCGCGGCTCTTACCAAGGCTGGAAAAACTCTGTGCGCCACAACTTGTCCTTAAACGAGTGTTTCATTAAGCTGCCCAAGGGGCTCGGGCGGCCAGGAAAGGGCCATTACTGGACCATCGATCCTGCCAGCGAGTTCATGTTCGAGGAGGGCTCTTTTCGGCGCAGACCACGCGGATTCCGGCGCAAATGTCAGGCACTCAAGCCTTCTATGTACAGCATGATGAACGGTCTCGGGTTCAACCACCTACCCGAGTCTTACAACTTCCAGGGTAGCGGCGGAGGCCTGTCTTGCCCGCCAAATAGTTTATCCTTAGAGAGCGGGATTGGGATGATGAACGGACATTTGGCAGGCAATATGGAGGGAATGGGCCTGGCGGGACACTCCATGTCTCATTTGTCGGCCAACAGTGGACATTCCTACATGGGGAACTGTACAGGATCCACGGGGAGCGAGTATCCTCATCACGACAACTCAGCCTCGCCCCTGCTGTCCGGCGGCGGAGTCATGGAGCCGCATCCCGTTTACTCGAGCACGACCTCGGCGTGGGCGCCCGCGCCGTCTGCCTCAGTTAATAATGGAGCGTCTTACATTAAACAGCAGCCACTGTCTCCTTGCAACCCCGGGGCAAATCCTTTACAGCCGAGTTTACCAACACACTCTTTGGACCAGTCATATCTGCACCAGAATGGACACAGTACGACCGACCTACAAGGTAAAGTTTaaataatctatttatttatttaataaataaataaataaataaacaaacaaaccaggATGAAAATCTCTCATAAACATGTTATAGTAATTTTTACTACGAAACAAACTGTTTGGTTGTATTTAAAACAATCTGCAATAATTCGATATTATTCTTTGTAAAACGCAGTTTTCAAGCAATTTAATTCCGACATTATGTCCTAGAATTAACACAATATATTTGCGCATAGgatttttacttattctaattctaattagtTAAAATATCGACGTTCTTTTCTGTGTAATTTCATGGTAGTTAGTGAAGGCCGTCAGAGGGTAGTGCCATCTCTCTTCCGCTACCAATTTACAGTCTATGGCCCAGCGGGGCGCGCGGCACCGGGTCCGGTGGGAATCGCGTGCGAGCACGGCGCTGTCAATTAAGAGAATGATCTCCCACCCTGAAGTCAACCATCCAGTCCTTCCACATTTACTCCCTGCAGGCGGTGTAATCAGGCTAGCCAAAATAGATACGGGGGTCATTAAATGCTACATGAAACCAGCGGCTTGAGAATTGCATCCACCATCAACACTGGGATCAATTTAAAGTTCGCACATTCTTTTTGCGTTGCATCGCATTTGGCACAAACCAAAAGTGTTTAAGTGTTTAGGTGTTTAagacaatttttaaaatgttgaacTGTTCAGATTAAAGACAGCAGCAAAATTTTGATTCAGAATATTAGTAGTTCagatcttaataataataataataataataataataataataataataataataataataataataaagcagttgtagtagtaataagtgacattattattataattagtagtagtagtattaatagtagTAACGTTAACATTTTCCACCTGAATTGTTAGAAAGCAAacaaaagttttcattttaatttaactcAGACTTACCCAAAATTTGGATACTATTGGATACTAAATGCACTTATGTCGGaatgtttattgcatttatagcttttatacattgaaaagaaacaataaaagaaaagaagagcaaaaataaatcatacCCTTTACTAACGAGGTCTATTTGTTGTTTGGTTCCCTCCGTAGGTATTCCCAGGTACCATTCCCAATCTCCCAGTATGTGCGATCGGAAGGAGTTCGTCTTCTCTTTCAACGCCATGACATCTTCAACTATGCATTCACCTGGAAGCGGCTCTTATTATCATCACCAACAAGTCGCCTATCAGGACATCAAGCCTTGCGTGATGTGACAGCACTGGTAATTAATTAAAGACTGATTCAACACTGATGAAGAAGCCACTTAGCCTCTGCGGTGGGGGGAAAAGTACAAAAACAACACCCGGGCCTGAAAGGAGCGGGTTCGCTGTAAAAGAAAGGGTAAAAAGACAACGGCGCTCCAAGTTACAGGCTTCATCCATATAAAAAGGCGAAATGATGCAAACTCGGTACAAAAACATGAACAGGAGAAAAGCCGGGTCCCTTAACCGTCTCGGGTGTTTCCACCAGCCTTTAAGGTGATATGTGCCAAATGTATTCAAGCTATTTCTACACAAGACTGCGCAAATTTTGAACTAATGTGCATCTCAACGCCAAAACAAGAAAGtaagcaagcaagaaagaaaataaaaacccgCTTGGTACTAACTCTGCTGGCGGATGGATACCacttgagtgtgtgagtgactgtccGTGTTGTCATTCCGGGAAAATTCCAGGAttgaattttgtttttcagtgaaAACTAACTGTATTAcgattttcttttatatataggcctatataaatattttcattcagGACAAGCTGTTCGATATCTGATCATAGTAAATTTTAATTCTGTCTAATCAGTgcaagtgtaaaaaaaagttaattaggTTATCACATGGAAGGAAAACGAAGGCACTTTTGAACCTTAAAGcgaaattttatttattctgtttatatctGGATTATATAATTATAGCCATGGTATTGAACGCTTTATCGGCAATATTTGCCCAGACGCTGTCTTATTCAGTGTAAACAGAAAATGAAGGTTTAATGTAagcactgttttgtttgtttggtgatttatttttatttttaattttttgtataTCCGTATGGACACGAGTCATTTTCCAGCACTGTAAAAATGTATATGATGTAGGTAATATCTTTTTAGTAGGCATCTTTTACTTTCTATTTTCGTGTCTTTAGACATTAGGTCATCTACGCACGACATgtataaaattgtataaaaacaataatggcaTGCAGTTGGAATTAAACTgttcaaaaaaatatatacgcATCAAATTTGCAGGTTTACCAAGAAGAAtagatttcttttttcaatGTGATTCAGAAGGGGGATTGCTTTCgtggattaataaaaaaaaaaacacacacatattacggacaggattttttttttaaattaaaacggcatttaaaatgaattgttaAACAAAGTTTGTAAAACAAAATCATTAACTTTTCTACGAAACTGTGCCTAAATCCTCATAATCAAAATGACAAGATCAcaaatgttgttattattataattagtatTCAAATAACTATTttctataattatataaaataactattcaataataaattaattaaacaattaattagTTGGTTAATTAATTATGTTAAATGTGTCTTTAGCTTTTACTCTGTTTGTTGGAAAATAACTTTTGTAAGCTTATAAACCAGACAGAAATCCAAAATGCAAAGGCAAAGAGAGAAAACGAGTGTGTGCCACATGTGTACAGCTTCTATTTTTACAGAGCCTCTACTTGGCTCACAATTCATTAAACTGAAAACAGCAATCTGTGTTTTCTAAGTTCTTTCGGATAAAAATGTCGgccataataataatgtaacgCAATGCAAGTTGGCACTCTTATTATATTTACCTTTTTTAGCCTGCACGTCTTCAGCTGCAAGTGGTGCAAATGATAGCaccaggatttatttatttttatccagctATTGCTTTATTTAAACCAGTATACAACGTGTCGGATATGTCTAAAGTACTATGCAGATCCTTTACCAGTTCAGATCTAGACGCTGTACTGAATCGTTTCCTTTTATTCCTAAtcctttaaaatgtcttttttgttttgttttgtttctttctctcttttttttttaagagcacCGTTCTGGGTATTTTGACAAGCAGCCCACATCCGAAGGGCTGCATTATGTTTTTACTTAGCTGATCTGGTCAAATTATTACTTCGAATTTAGACAGAAAAACTGCACAATATCAAGCGccgaatttatttatttagagtttgatttttttttttttagagtttgTGCACCACCTAATGGCTACATGttgaacatttaattaaaaataactttCAATTGTGATGCACTTCAACAGTCCCCGTGAGGAAAtgaatacatataaaatataatagtatgatagcaataattttattaatattaatattaataaatatataaattcttgTTAGAATGAATGTGATTTTTCCTCCCACACGAATTGAACACATTTTCACgtttattaattttgtataaATTTAGGAATATAGCAGCAATTTAGGCATCATATATGATGTTAAAGCTCAAAAGTCCATGCCCAATAATAAGGAGAAGAAGATTAATTTAAATCAGATGTTTAGGAATGTTTCCGATCAGACATCAGCAAAAATCTACTGCAAAaatcatttctaaataaaacagaatatacTACGTGGTTGGATGATTAGGCAATTCATCTAACATGGATAATCAGGGttaaatatatctttatttaGCGTCGACAACCAAAATCGATAATCCATGTTTATATGGTTTAATGGACTGTGACTTATGGACATAATAAATCTCGAAACAGCAGAAGTAGCAGACATTTCCCCATTTTCATCCCACAACAGCTGTTACAATCCATCGGCTTGCACTATAAGCGAATAAAAGTCATTTTAGGCTCATGAGGTACATTGGAGCTTAGTGATAGACGAAAGGAAATACACTGCATGGTCCATATGGGCCTGGAGTCCAGCTGGGAGACAGAACGTAAAAAACAAGCGTTCCAGCTCCTTGTATCATCTCCCTGCGTTATCTTTGCCATTTGTCAAGACTATTTTACTGAGTGAAACTGACAGAATAACACCCTTATAGGTTAATGTTCACCAGGGCAGCTGGGGCATGTTGCCTTCTTGCCTCTGGACCACACATTAATCTGCTTATGATGTTAAACAGAGCTGAAGCAAATTAAATTCCTGTGTGATTCACTCAATACCATGCAATGCAATGGAGCGCTTTATGAATCTTATTGAATCGATTCATTGGAACAGTAAATCCAACGTTTAAACGGTGTTTGGTTCTCGTGACGATGATTATAGacttaattaaatatttgaatataaattttatggtttaaaaaaaacagatattaattaacacaaaataagcattttgtttgtgtgtgtgtgtgtgtgtgtgtgtgtgtgtgtgtgtgtgtgtgtgtgtgtgtgtgtgtgtgtgtgtgtgtgtgtaaaaagtcTGAGAGAAAATGCTTTTTTCTTGAACTCTTGAACCAATGAAATTTCTAACaacttaaaattttaaaagtagAAATATGTTTtggaaatatttacatgaatatCAGTTTCTTAGTATTTTGTACgtcctatttttttctttaatgacaTTGAGCACAAGGTACAAGCACAAGGTTTGGGTAAAATCTTATGATCCATTTTTGATCAAACACATCGGAGTGTCGTCTGAACACAAGGTTCAATAGAAGAAATTAAACATAATGTAAATTTAGTTTTGAAAATGGACAATACCACACATTTGcgtacatttaaatatttacctAGAAATGTTAcagaatgttaaatattaatgttttatttcagaaacCTAAATAATGTGCTCTTATTCCTAAAAGttaatacagaaatataataaCCAGCAGGCTACTGTACTTCAATGAGATAAAATCATCATAGACAACATCTGCTTGTAAAAAAGTTGACCCTGAAAGCATTAAACCTCTCAGACCACTACTGCAAAACAGCAAGTATGTTCGGCTGGAATTTTCTGGAATCAGaggtgaaagaaataaaacagagacAAAACCGATATCACAAAGCAGCACCTGTAAAGTATGAAGTTACTCCTTGTTTAAAACTAATCCTGTGGTTTGATTCATTACCACAGGATTCTGTTGTCTTTTGGtttcagaaaagaaagacagtTTATGCAGTCTATGTACAATGGATATACAAGtctgactgtaaaaaataaactttttccaCGCTCACTTGAAAATCCAACATATAAAAACTTAAgtgaaaaacaatcagaaacatTCAAAAAAGAACTTTTTTGGGGCAGAGCAAGTCAGCCAGTTGAATGTTGACTTGGTAATATTTCCCCACACTTTCTTGCAAAAATATTCTAgcatttaaattcttttttatttggagTCAGATCCGAACTCGGGGTCACTCAAGAACACCGAAACTGCTGTTTTATTGATTTGGATGTATGCTTTAAGTCATTGGTTTTGCTGAAAGGTaacattaatttttatatatttttctcactAGCAGGCACCTAAAGGATTTGTACTAAAATAGCATGGTATTGCTATACAATGCTATAAAATAGCATTTCTGAGGAATGATGCTACCATCACCATGCTGCATCATGGGTATGATGTTCTTCTGGTGATATGCTTTTCTTgcaccaaacaaaaaaataattttgaaatTATTGAACCTTTTAGAACTGGTCTCCATTCAGTAAGAGAGTTAGAGTAAGAGCTTCCTTCCAGCCATCTATACGGAATATCTCACATGATGAGACACTAATCAGATCAGTAATCAGATCACAACTGTACTAATCAGCAGCTTTAATGTTGGCCTCCCTGCTAAGattttgtgttctttatttatacCTTATGGGGGGACGTCCTGTTCATGGTGATGTCTCTCTGGTTTTCCATCTTCATGTTATGTTGATGATTATGGCCTTTATGGTGTTTCATGGTTCATTGACTGTTAATGAAATTCTTTTAGACCCCTCTGATGGTCGATACCTTTCAACAACTGAGCTTCTATGCATGAAATCAAGGAAGATGATGTGAAAGCAATCTGACAGAAATGCTGATCATAATTTGGGTATTAATCAGAATATTGCTTTTGAGCAGGACACTGAATGTGATCACATTACAAATTTCAAAGTGAAgtgagtgaagtgaagtgacatacggctaagtacgtgaccatactcagaattcgttctctgctttttgacccatccaaagtgcacaacacacagcagtgaacacacacacggtgaacacacacccggagcagtgggcagccatttttaagctgcggcgcccggggagcagttgggggtttcggtgccttgctcaaggccaCCTCAGTCGTGgacggcccgagactcgaacccacaaccttagggttacgagtcagactctctaaccattaggccacgacttgcccacaaATTTAAAAGGGTGTCCATAATTATGCAACTTATTTAAAATCTTTGCTTATTGGTTTCCACTTTGTATACATTTGTATACGGTGTATTTTCACACTGAGGGTTCAAGAACGTCCCTTGTATCAGTGATGTTGCCTACaacaattatatatactgtgGAAATTACATCTGCAGTATATAATTTACACTTCTATAGTAACTTTTTTTCCTGTGAATTTCTGTGAACTAAAAACATCATGTTTGGGTGAGGTTTTGAACTAGAACTACAAGTCTGATGTAAATAAGGAATAGCCatgaaaattataaacattatgtTGAATGAGTGGCTATGAGCTC
The DNA window shown above is from Tachysurus fulvidraco isolate hzauxx_2018 chromosome 13, HZAU_PFXX_2.0, whole genome shotgun sequence and carries:
- the foxf1 gene encoding forkhead box protein F1, producing the protein MTAEVQQPSVQPPAQSSPMSAPEKAHAQSAAMDAASSTTKAKKTNAGIRRPEKPPYSYIALIVMAIQSSPTKRLTLSEIYQFLQSRFPFFRGSYQGWKNSVRHNLSLNECFIKLPKGLGRPGKGHYWTIDPASEFMFEEGSFRRRPRGFRRKCQALKPSMYSMMNGLGFNHLPESYNFQGSGGGLSCPPNSLSLESGIGMMNGHLAGNMEGMGLAGHSMSHLSANSGHSYMGNCTGSTGSEYPHHDNSASPLLSGGGVMEPHPVYSSTTSAWAPAPSASVNNGASYIKQQPLSPCNPGANPLQPSLPTHSLDQSYLHQNGHSTTDLQGIPRYHSQSPSMCDRKEFVFSFNAMTSSTMHSPGSGSYYHHQQVAYQDIKPCVM